The following are from one region of the Penaeus chinensis breed Huanghai No. 1 chromosome 5, ASM1920278v2, whole genome shotgun sequence genome:
- the LOC125025876 gene encoding endocuticle structural glycoprotein SgAbd-2-like — protein sequence MKFTILAILVAVVSAAPQYGYPTPAPPTPAPTPGYTYQEPEQTYLAPGTRAEDGAEDSAEEPEAPVEVVPIVKDERVTNEDGSYTVDVETGNGIIASEAGTLNSEGDIIMTGQYSYTAPDGSVIEVKFVADENGFQAESDALPVAPEFPHEIPEFVLRQIEFAAEEDARAAAEAEAALKAAETPSNLYEQPQ from the exons ATGAAGTTT ACAATCTTAGCTATCTTGGTTGCTGTGGTCAGCGCTGCCCCACAGTACGGATACCCCACCCCTGcgccgcccacccccgccccgaCACCTGGATATACATACCAGGAGCCCGAACAGACCTACCTGGCGCCCGGCACCCGCGCAGAAGACGGCGCAGAAGACAGTGCAGAAGAGCCAGAAGCGCCCGTGGAAGTAGTGCCGATTGTGAAGGACGAGCGCGTGACCAACGAAGATGGAAGCTACACCGTCGATGTCGAGACTGGCAACGGCATTATAGCCTCAGAGGCTGGCACACTGAACAGCGAAGGCGACATCATCATGACTGGGCAGTATTC ctaCACTGCCCCAGACGGTTCGGTGATCGAGGTCAAGTTCGTCgccgacgagaacggcttccaggcgGAGTCTGACGCCCTGCCTGTGGCTCCCGAATTCCCTCACGAAATTCCCGAATTCGTGCTCAGGCAGATCGAGTTCGCGGCTGAGGAGGACGCGCGTGCTGCCGCTGAAGCTGAAGCCGCACTGAAAGCTGCTGAAACACCCTCGAACTTGTACGAGCAGCCCCAGTAA